In one window of Nocardioides panacisoli DNA:
- the eno gene encoding phosphopyruvate hydratase encodes MAAIEAVGAREILDSRGNPTVEVEVLLDDGSFARADVPSGASTGAFEAVELRDGGERYLGKGVTRAVAAVIDRIGPAIEGLDADNQRIVDQTMLDVDATPNKATVGANAILGASLAVARAAAESADLPLYRYLGGPNAHLLPVPMMNILNGGSHADTDVDIQEFMIAPIGAPTFAEALRQGAEVYHALKSVLKGKGLATGLGDEGGFAPNLESNRAALDLIAEAIDAAGLRLGTDVALALDVAASEFHADGSYRFEGTDKSAAEMTAYYADLVDAYPIVSIEDPLNEEDWDGWRTITDELGERTQLVGDDLFVTNVERLQRGIDGGQGNALLVKVNQIGSLTETIDAVDLAHRNNFRCMMSHRSGETEDTTIADLAVATNCGQIKTGAPARSERVAKYNQLLRIEDELGQAARYAGAAAFPRFRG; translated from the coding sequence GTGGCAGCCATCGAAGCCGTCGGAGCACGCGAGATCCTCGATTCGCGCGGCAACCCCACCGTCGAGGTCGAGGTGCTCCTCGACGACGGCTCCTTCGCCCGGGCCGACGTGCCCAGCGGTGCCTCGACGGGCGCCTTCGAGGCCGTCGAGCTCCGCGACGGCGGTGAGCGCTACCTCGGCAAGGGCGTGACGCGCGCCGTCGCCGCGGTCATCGACCGCATCGGACCCGCCATCGAGGGTCTGGACGCGGACAACCAGCGCATCGTCGACCAGACGATGCTCGACGTCGACGCCACCCCCAACAAGGCCACCGTGGGAGCCAACGCCATCCTCGGTGCGTCGCTGGCCGTGGCGCGGGCCGCCGCGGAGTCGGCGGACCTGCCCCTCTACCGCTATCTCGGGGGGCCCAACGCCCACCTGCTGCCGGTCCCGATGATGAACATCCTCAACGGTGGTTCCCACGCCGACACCGACGTGGACATCCAGGAGTTCATGATCGCGCCGATCGGCGCCCCGACCTTCGCCGAGGCCCTGCGCCAGGGCGCGGAGGTCTACCACGCCCTGAAGTCGGTCCTGAAGGGCAAGGGCCTCGCGACCGGCCTCGGCGACGAGGGTGGGTTCGCACCCAACCTGGAGTCCAACCGGGCGGCGCTGGACCTGATCGCGGAGGCGATCGACGCGGCCGGGCTCCGGCTCGGGACCGACGTGGCGCTCGCGCTCGACGTCGCCGCCTCGGAGTTCCACGCCGACGGCTCCTACCGCTTCGAGGGCACCGACAAGTCGGCGGCGGAGATGACCGCCTACTACGCCGACCTCGTCGACGCCTACCCGATCGTCAGCATCGAGGACCCGCTCAACGAGGAGGACTGGGACGGGTGGCGCACGATCACCGACGAGCTCGGCGAGCGCACCCAACTGGTCGGCGACGACCTCTTCGTGACCAACGTGGAGCGCCTGCAGCGCGGCATCGACGGCGGCCAGGGCAACGCCCTGCTGGTCAAGGTCAACCAGATCGGATCGCTCACCGAGACCATCGACGCCGTCGACCTCGCGCACCGCAACAACTTCCGCTGCATGATGAGCCACCGCTCCGGCGAGACCGAGGACACCACCATCGCCGACCTCGCGGTCGCCACCAACTGCGGCCAGATCAAGACCGGCGCCCCGGCCCGCTCCGAGCGGGTCGCGAAGTACAACCAGCTGCTCCGCATCGAGGACGAGCTCGGCCAGGCCGCCCGCTACGCCGGGGCGGCCGCGTTCCCCCGGTTCCGGGGCTGA
- a CDS encoding DEAD/DEAH box helicase — protein sequence MSNDTETTTTEAPTFRDLGVLPQICDALERKGITHPFAIQEMTLSIALMGTDLIGQARTGTGKTLAFGIPVIQRSVAPQDPDYAEIEQGKPQALIVAPTRELALQVSSDVELASKDRGMRVLTVYGGVGYDPQLEALESGVDIVVGTPGRLIDLANRKALDLSHVHALVLDEADEMLDLGFLPDVERLLSLTPETRQTMLFSATMPAPIVSLARTHMRHPMNIRAESSYENATVPTTAQFIYQVHDLDKPEIVSRLLQAEEADKVIVFTRTKRQSQRLADDLVERGFKASPLHGDMQQAARERAMTKFRDDKIKVLVATDVAARGIDVTGVSHVVNHSCPEDDKTYVHRIGRTGRAGASGVAITFVDWQDLHRWKMINKALELPFDEPVETYSTSEHLFHDQGIPPGTKGRIVPPKPAEEKPGGRSGGRGEGNRNRPRNNRNRTRTKRGQVVSGGSGEQAAQQPSGDRAGGTGNSGNRNRRRRRRRSGGGQGGQASPGNQQQGNQQG from the coding sequence CTGAGCAACGACACCGAGACCACCACGACCGAAGCGCCGACGTTCCGCGACCTGGGGGTCCTTCCCCAGATCTGCGACGCCCTCGAGCGCAAGGGCATCACGCACCCGTTCGCGATCCAGGAGATGACGCTCTCCATCGCGCTGATGGGCACCGACCTGATCGGGCAGGCCCGCACCGGCACCGGCAAGACGCTGGCGTTCGGCATCCCCGTCATCCAGCGCAGCGTGGCGCCGCAGGACCCCGACTACGCCGAGATCGAGCAGGGCAAGCCGCAGGCGCTCATCGTGGCGCCGACCCGCGAGCTGGCACTGCAGGTCTCCAGCGACGTCGAGCTGGCCAGCAAGGACCGCGGCATGCGAGTCCTGACCGTGTACGGCGGCGTCGGCTACGACCCGCAGCTGGAGGCGCTCGAGAGCGGCGTCGACATCGTCGTCGGCACCCCCGGCCGCCTCATCGACCTGGCCAACCGCAAGGCGCTGGACCTGTCCCACGTGCACGCGCTGGTGCTCGACGAGGCCGATGAGATGCTCGACCTGGGCTTCCTGCCCGATGTCGAGCGGCTGCTGTCACTGACACCCGAGACGCGGCAGACGATGCTGTTCTCGGCCACCATGCCGGCACCGATCGTCTCGCTGGCGCGGACCCACATGCGGCACCCGATGAACATCCGTGCCGAGTCGTCGTACGAGAACGCGACCGTGCCGACCACCGCGCAGTTCATCTACCAGGTGCACGACCTGGACAAGCCCGAGATCGTGTCCCGGCTGCTGCAGGCCGAGGAGGCCGACAAGGTCATCGTCTTCACCCGCACCAAGCGGCAGTCCCAGCGGCTCGCGGACGACCTCGTCGAGCGTGGCTTCAAGGCCAGCCCGCTGCACGGTGACATGCAGCAGGCGGCCCGTGAGCGCGCGATGACCAAGTTCCGCGACGACAAGATCAAGGTGCTCGTGGCCACCGACGTCGCCGCGCGCGGGATCGACGTCACCGGCGTCTCCCACGTGGTGAACCACTCCTGCCCCGAGGACGACAAGACCTACGTCCACCGCATCGGCCGCACCGGCCGTGCCGGCGCCTCGGGCGTGGCGATCACGTTCGTGGACTGGCAGGACCTGCACCGCTGGAAGATGATCAACAAGGCGCTCGAACTGCCCTTCGACGAGCCGGTCGAGACCTACTCGACCTCCGAGCACCTCTTCCACGACCAGGGCATCCCGCCCGGCACGAAGGGACGGATCGTCCCACCGAAGCCGGCCGAGGAGAAGCCCGGTGGCCGCAGCGGCGGCCGCGGTGAGGGCAACCGCAACCGCCCGCGCAACAACCGCAACCGCACGCGGACCAAGCGTGGCCAGGTCGTGTCGGGTGGCTCGGGCGAGCAGGCGGCCCAGCAGCCGTCCGGCGACCGGGCCGGTGGCACCGGCAACTCCGGCAACCGCAACCGTCGTCGCCGGCGGCGTCGCTCGGGCGGTGGCCAGGGCGGCCAGGCCTCGCCGGGCAACCAGCAGCAGGGCAACCAGCAGGGCTGA
- the chrA gene encoding chromate efflux transporter, whose product MTRPSPAATARSGSAGEVFAVFLGLGLTSFGGPVAHLGYFRDAFVVRRRWLTEHAYADLVALCQFLPGPASSQVGMAIGLQRAGLRGMAAAWVAFTLPSAVALVAFGYALSALDGQTAWIGGLKAAAVAVVAHAVVGMARTLTPDLPRIVLAAAATAGALALSGAGGQVLVIAAAGIVGVLVLRGTPSTEADGEGVHVPVGRRTAVGCLVAFAVGLVALPALAAATASAGLDLADAFYRAGALVFGGGHVVLPLLESGTVQTGLVDREAFLAGYGAAQAVPGPLFTFAAFLGSVAQSGPTGVLGATIALVAIFLPAALLVLGALPFWERLRRAPRARRALQGVNAGVVGLLAAALWTPVIEQGITSPPTLGIAVVAFGALLTGRVPAWAVVIVAGGVGALAL is encoded by the coding sequence GTGACCCGCCCCTCCCCCGCCGCCACCGCGCGCTCCGGGTCCGCCGGTGAGGTCTTCGCGGTGTTCCTCGGCCTCGGACTGACCTCCTTCGGCGGTCCCGTGGCCCACCTGGGCTACTTCCGCGACGCCTTCGTGGTGCGGCGCCGGTGGCTGACCGAGCACGCGTACGCCGACCTGGTGGCCCTGTGCCAGTTCCTGCCGGGGCCGGCGTCCAGCCAGGTCGGGATGGCGATCGGCCTGCAGCGGGCCGGCCTGCGCGGGATGGCGGCCGCCTGGGTCGCGTTCACGCTGCCCTCGGCGGTCGCGCTGGTCGCCTTCGGGTACGCGCTGTCGGCCCTCGACGGCCAGACGGCCTGGATCGGAGGGCTGAAGGCGGCCGCGGTGGCCGTGGTGGCGCACGCCGTGGTGGGAATGGCCCGCACGCTGACGCCGGATCTGCCGCGCATCGTGCTGGCCGCCGCCGCCACGGCCGGCGCCCTGGCGCTCAGCGGTGCCGGTGGGCAGGTGCTCGTGATCGCGGCGGCCGGGATCGTCGGGGTGCTGGTGCTGCGCGGCACCCCGAGCACCGAGGCGGACGGCGAGGGAGTCCACGTGCCGGTGGGTCGGCGTACCGCCGTCGGCTGCCTGGTCGCCTTCGCCGTCGGGTTGGTTGCACTCCCGGCCCTTGCGGCGGCGACCGCGAGTGCGGGCCTGGACCTGGCCGACGCGTTCTACCGGGCGGGCGCGCTGGTCTTCGGGGGCGGCCACGTCGTGCTCCCGCTGCTGGAGTCCGGCACCGTGCAGACCGGCCTGGTGGACCGCGAGGCGTTCCTCGCCGGGTACGGCGCGGCCCAGGCGGTGCCGGGGCCCTTGTTCACCTTCGCGGCGTTCCTGGGGAGCGTCGCCCAGTCGGGGCCGACCGGCGTCCTCGGTGCGACGATCGCACTGGTGGCGATCTTCCTGCCCGCCGCACTGCTGGTGCTCGGCGCGCTGCCGTTCTGGGAGCGGCTGCGCCGTGCGCCCCGCGCCCGTCGGGCGCTCCAGGGCGTCAACGCCGGCGTGGTCGGGCTGCTCGCGGCCGCACTGTGGACGCCGGTGATCGAGCAGGGCATCACCTCGCCGCCGACGCTGGGCATCGCGGTGGTCGCGTTCGGTGCGCTGCTCACCGGGCGGGTGCCCGCCTGGGCGGTGGTCATCGTCGCCGGCGGGGTGGGCGCCCTGGCGCTGTAG
- a CDS encoding Ppx/GppA phosphatase family protein — protein sequence MNVAAIDCGTNTIKLLVGDLAASPDGNTGIIRESRMVRLGQGVDATGRLAPEALERTLAAVDEYAAIIADAGVERVRFCATSATRDAENAAEFRAGVTQRLGVEPEVLPGAEEARLAFAGAVRGLVGRVQDPVMVVDIGGGSTELIRGTATGGPDQEHSMDIGSVRMTERHLHADPPTAEEVAACVADIDAVLDSSPVDPGEVGSVVGVAGTITQIAALTLGLPAYERERTDKAVLRVDDVEACIDRLLSLTVAERTALPSMHPGRADVIGAGGLILSRVLRRTPATSFTVAETDILDGIAWSLVEG from the coding sequence ATGAACGTGGCAGCGATCGACTGCGGCACCAACACCATCAAGCTGCTGGTCGGCGACCTGGCCGCCTCCCCGGACGGCAACACCGGCATCATCCGCGAGAGCCGGATGGTCCGGCTCGGCCAGGGCGTCGACGCCACCGGCCGCCTCGCCCCGGAGGCCCTCGAGCGCACCCTCGCCGCCGTCGACGAGTACGCCGCGATCATCGCCGACGCCGGTGTCGAGCGGGTGCGGTTCTGCGCCACCTCCGCGACGCGGGACGCCGAGAACGCCGCCGAGTTCCGCGCCGGCGTGACGCAGCGCCTCGGCGTGGAGCCCGAGGTGCTGCCCGGTGCCGAGGAGGCCCGCCTGGCCTTCGCCGGCGCGGTGCGCGGCCTGGTCGGCCGCGTCCAGGACCCGGTGATGGTCGTCGACATCGGCGGCGGCTCCACCGAGCTCATCCGCGGCACGGCGACCGGTGGACCCGACCAGGAGCACTCGATGGACATCGGCTCGGTGCGGATGACCGAGCGCCACCTCCACGCCGACCCGCCCACCGCGGAGGAGGTCGCGGCGTGCGTGGCCGACATCGATGCCGTGCTCGACTCCTCGCCGGTCGACCCCGGCGAGGTCGGGTCCGTGGTGGGGGTCGCCGGCACCATCACCCAGATCGCCGCCCTCACCCTGGGCCTGCCCGCCTACGAGCGGGAGCGCACCGACAAGGCGGTGCTCCGGGTCGACGACGTCGAGGCCTGCATCGACCGGCTCCTGTCGCTCACCGTCGCCGAGCGGACCGCGCTGCCCTCGATGCACCCGGGGCGTGCCGACGTGATCGGCGCCGGCGGACTGATCCTGTCGCGCGTGCTGCGGCGTACGCCGGCGACCTCGTTCACCGTCGCCGAGACCGACATCCTCGACGGGATCGCGTGGTCCCTGGTCGAGGGGTGA
- a CDS encoding Bax inhibitor-1/YccA family protein: MMQSNNPVFRRSEEFSRAGATYQGYGQNPYQGDPGMPGVDGPITHTTPDRMTIDTVVQKGAITLGLVLVTAFATWILTPNVEAGADLGTLYLASMGGAGLAFVLSLVNSFKREISPALVLAFAAAEGVALGGISKIFQAFAGDSPIVIHAVLGTFAAFAGTLAVYKFFNIQVGDKFRTMVTAGMFGMVGLGLMEMVLSMFNADLGLFGMGGLGLLFAVAGLVLGVFMLVMDFDFIERGVANGLPEKESWRAVFALTVSLVWIYTNLLRILAIMNQD; the protein is encoded by the coding sequence ATGATGCAGAGCAACAACCCGGTCTTCCGCCGCTCCGAGGAGTTCTCGCGAGCCGGCGCCACCTACCAGGGCTACGGCCAGAACCCCTACCAGGGCGACCCCGGCATGCCGGGCGTCGACGGTCCGATCACCCACACCACCCCGGATCGGATGACGATCGACACCGTCGTCCAGAAGGGCGCGATCACGCTCGGGCTGGTGCTGGTCACCGCCTTCGCGACCTGGATCCTCACCCCCAACGTCGAGGCCGGTGCCGACCTCGGCACGCTCTACCTCGCGTCGATGGGTGGTGCGGGCCTCGCGTTCGTGCTGTCGCTGGTCAACTCCTTCAAGCGCGAGATCAGCCCCGCGCTGGTGCTGGCCTTCGCCGCGGCCGAGGGCGTCGCCCTGGGTGGCATCAGCAAGATCTTCCAGGCCTTCGCCGGGGACAGCCCGATCGTGATCCACGCGGTGCTCGGCACCTTCGCCGCGTTCGCAGGCACGCTCGCGGTCTACAAGTTCTTCAACATCCAGGTCGGCGACAAGTTCCGCACCATGGTCACCGCCGGCATGTTCGGCATGGTCGGCCTCGGCCTGATGGAGATGGTGCTGAGCATGTTCAACGCCGACCTCGGCCTGTTCGGCATGGGCGGCCTCGGCCTGCTGTTCGCCGTGGCCGGCCTCGTGCTCGGTGTGTTCATGCTCGTCATGGACTTCGACTTCATCGAGCGCGGCGTGGCCAACGGGCTCCCGGAGAAGGAGTCCTGGCGCGCGGTGTTCGCGCTGACCGTCAGCCTGGTCTGGATCTACACCAACCTGCTGCGGATCCTGGCGATCATGAACCAGGACTGA
- a CDS encoding DUF501 domain-containing protein, whose translation MSGPGVGDADAAAISRQLQRPPRGMHAVGHRCPCGNPAVVTTEPRLPNGTPFPTTYYLTCPRVNSRIGTLEASGLMKQMQDRLAEDEELATAYRAAHEAYLADRDAVARAAGLDVPEIDGISAGGMPDRVKCLHVLAAHALVAGPGVNPFGDEVLERLGDWWAAGPCVSDPEAVDEGGTT comes from the coding sequence GTGAGCGGACCCGGAGTGGGTGACGCCGACGCGGCGGCGATCTCCCGGCAGTTGCAGCGCCCACCGCGGGGCATGCACGCGGTCGGCCACCGGTGCCCGTGCGGCAACCCGGCGGTCGTGACCACCGAGCCGCGCCTCCCGAACGGCACTCCCTTCCCGACGACCTACTACCTGACCTGCCCGCGGGTGAACTCGCGGATCGGCACGCTGGAGGCGTCGGGGCTGATGAAGCAGATGCAGGACCGGCTGGCCGAGGACGAGGAGCTGGCCACGGCGTACCGCGCAGCACACGAGGCCTACCTCGCCGACCGGGACGCCGTCGCCCGTGCCGCCGGGCTCGACGTGCCGGAGATCGACGGCATCTCCGCGGGCGGCATGCCGGACCGGGTGAAGTGCCTGCACGTGCTGGCCGCCCACGCCCTCGTCGCCGGCCCCGGGGTCAACCCGTTCGGCGACGAGGTGCTCGAACGGCTGGGGGACTGGTGGGCCGCCGGCCCCTGCGTGAGCGACCCCGAGGCCGTCGACGAAGGAGGAACGACATGA
- a CDS encoding ferritin-like fold-containing protein: MAESADPGPQREAVIELLAVISYGEISAFERLAEDAALAPSLADKVALATMASSEFGKVAPLHDRIRALGGEPYAAIAPFREAVDEFHRHTAPADWYESLVKAYVGDRLAGDFYREIASVLDGETRDLVIGTVEKSAQAAFIVGRVRSAIEQDPTLGGRLALWARRLMGEALTQAQHVAAEHEALAELVAGPGFDVARLAEMFSLLTEQHRSRMAELGLEP; the protein is encoded by the coding sequence ATGGCTGAATCCGCCGATCCGGGCCCGCAGCGCGAGGCCGTCATCGAGCTGCTCGCGGTGATCTCCTACGGCGAGATCTCGGCCTTCGAGCGGCTCGCCGAGGACGCCGCGCTGGCCCCGTCGCTGGCCGACAAGGTCGCCCTGGCGACCATGGCCAGCAGCGAGTTCGGCAAGGTCGCGCCGCTGCACGACCGCATCCGCGCGCTCGGCGGGGAGCCGTACGCCGCCATCGCCCCGTTCCGTGAGGCGGTCGACGAGTTCCACCGCCACACCGCGCCGGCCGACTGGTACGAGAGCCTGGTCAAGGCCTACGTCGGGGACCGGTTGGCCGGTGACTTCTACCGCGAGATCGCGTCCGTCCTCGACGGCGAGACCCGCGACCTGGTCATCGGCACGGTGGAGAAGTCGGCGCAGGCCGCGTTCATCGTGGGGCGGGTCCGCTCCGCGATCGAGCAGGACCCCACGCTCGGGGGACGCCTCGCACTGTGGGCCCGCCGGCTGATGGGCGAGGCACTCACCCAGGCCCAGCACGTGGCCGCCGAGCACGAGGCGCTGGCCGAGCTCGTGGCCGGGCCCGGGTTCGACGTGGCGCGGCTCGCGGAGATGTTCTCGCTGCTCACCGAGCAGCACCGCAGCCGGATGGCCGAGCTCGGTCTCGAGCCCTGA
- a CDS encoding endonuclease/exonuclease/phosphatase family protein: MSRTSRGPDQNPWVLLGAFAVVGGLLFAMFRLVDTPDEVAATSSQSSTSSAAAPEDTTDAAVSGETASAATELPAFQPGLVIRREVEERQERGEPAGPEIVPASSGRRGSGIALGDLPALDLPVDAAMTGTVTTAVANLPNRVGIGRVAASLRTLTAAEPDFLVLNEVSGRSLGDVRRAAPGYGAYRDPVRDPGRGGNQSMNNVIAWNEDRWTLVDAGRVKLVENDVGFHHKRPFVWDRYATWTTFQRADGSIMSVVGAHMMTNPGKFPRQHGNPALTRTQQYAHGMKVLRGLVSRLERHGPVLVGGDMNSHPGQGRWSAVAQMRAARYTYTKDRGVMYLFHSMSVDRLDSRQVRVASDHPALYARVDLSGWSG, translated from the coding sequence GTGAGCCGCACGTCCCGTGGACCCGACCAGAACCCCTGGGTCCTGCTCGGCGCCTTCGCGGTCGTCGGCGGCCTGCTCTTCGCGATGTTCCGGTTGGTCGACACCCCGGACGAGGTCGCCGCCACCAGCAGCCAGTCGAGCACCTCCTCGGCCGCGGCGCCCGAGGACACGACCGACGCCGCGGTCTCCGGGGAGACGGCCTCGGCCGCCACGGAGCTGCCCGCCTTCCAGCCCGGGCTGGTCATCCGACGAGAGGTCGAGGAGCGACAGGAGCGCGGCGAACCGGCCGGTCCGGAGATCGTGCCGGCGTCCTCGGGGCGCAGGGGCAGTGGGATCGCCCTGGGCGACCTGCCCGCGCTGGACCTGCCCGTCGACGCCGCGATGACCGGCACGGTGACCACGGCGGTCGCGAACCTGCCCAACCGTGTCGGGATCGGCCGGGTCGCGGCGTCGCTGCGGACCCTGACCGCCGCCGAGCCCGACTTCCTCGTGCTCAACGAGGTCAGTGGGCGGAGCCTGGGCGACGTACGCCGCGCGGCGCCGGGCTACGGGGCCTACCGCGACCCGGTGCGTGATCCCGGCCGCGGCGGCAACCAGTCGATGAACAACGTCATCGCCTGGAACGAGGACCGGTGGACGCTGGTCGACGCCGGACGGGTCAAGCTGGTCGAGAACGACGTCGGCTTCCACCACAAACGGCCCTTCGTGTGGGACCGCTACGCCACGTGGACGACGTTCCAGCGCGCCGACGGCTCGATCATGTCGGTGGTCGGGGCGCACATGATGACCAACCCGGGGAAGTTCCCACGCCAGCACGGCAACCCCGCACTCACCCGCACCCAGCAGTACGCCCACGGCATGAAGGTGCTCCGCGGGCTCGTCTCCCGGCTGGAGCGCCACGGCCCGGTCCTGGTCGGGGGCGACATGAACTCCCACCCCGGGCAGGGGCGCTGGTCCGCGGTCGCCCAGATGCGCGCGGCGCGCTACACCTACACCAAGGACCGCGGCGTGATGTACCTGTTCCACTCCATGTCGGTGGACCGACTCGACAGCCGCCAGGTGCGGGTCGCCTCGGACCACCCGGCGCTCTACGCGCGGGTCGACCTGTCCGGCTGGAGCGGCTGA
- a CDS encoding FtsB family cell division protein: MSEEKRPPGRAHGHRDAARAQQLRRQSSRERAALREDARREERTRSRFTGRMAVLVLVLAVLAVSYASSLRAYLEQRNDIEAHEQQIAEAQVAIDDLKREQARWEDPAFVAQYAREHLGYVTPGETPWVVLEDGEPLSGTELPDPDSVAGPEEPAWFDDLWESTKIAGNPPEAPRPPAATIQDESGESE; this comes from the coding sequence GTGAGCGAGGAGAAGCGGCCCCCGGGCAGGGCGCACGGCCACCGCGATGCCGCGCGTGCGCAGCAGCTGCGCCGGCAGTCCTCGCGGGAGCGTGCGGCGTTGCGCGAGGACGCCCGCCGCGAGGAGCGCACCCGGTCCCGGTTCACCGGCCGGATGGCGGTGCTGGTGCTCGTGCTGGCGGTCCTGGCGGTCTCCTACGCCTCCTCGCTGCGCGCCTACCTCGAGCAGCGCAACGACATCGAGGCCCACGAGCAGCAGATCGCGGAGGCACAGGTCGCGATCGACGACCTCAAGCGCGAACAGGCCCGGTGGGAGGACCCGGCGTTCGTGGCGCAGTACGCCCGCGAGCACCTCGGCTACGTCACGCCCGGGGAGACGCCCTGGGTGGTGCTCGAGGACGGCGAGCCGCTCTCGGGCACCGAGCTGCCCGACCCCGACAGCGTCGCCGGGCCCGAGGAGCCGGCCTGGTTCGACGACCTGTGGGAGTCGACCAAGATCGCGGGCAACCCGCCCGAGGCGCCCCGGCCCCCGGCCGCGACGATCCAGGACGAGTCCGGCGAGTCGGAGTGA
- a CDS encoding class I SAM-dependent methyltransferase, translated as MHHHDPDHEPTLEELREALTEEFWDAKYEASQRVWSGNPNQRLVEQARDLAPGRALDVGCGEGADAIWLAGRGWDVTAVDVSTVALDRTAEHAIEADVDDDIDVGVYDAMAGRPKLRRERYDLVTVHFLHVPREDFDDVYRRIAAAVAPGGRLLVVAHHPADVESGVRPSHGPGLLFPPERVLQAVRDVAAWSVETSEAATREQVIDGAPVTVTDTVVRLLRNR; from the coding sequence ATGCACCACCACGACCCTGACCACGAGCCGACGCTCGAGGAGCTCCGCGAGGCGCTCACCGAGGAGTTCTGGGACGCCAAGTACGAGGCGAGCCAGCGGGTGTGGAGCGGCAACCCCAACCAGCGACTGGTCGAGCAGGCCCGCGACCTGGCGCCGGGACGGGCGCTCGACGTCGGCTGCGGCGAGGGCGCCGACGCGATCTGGCTCGCGGGCCGCGGGTGGGACGTCACGGCGGTCGACGTCTCCACCGTCGCCCTGGACCGCACTGCCGAGCACGCGATCGAGGCCGACGTCGACGACGACATCGACGTCGGCGTGTACGACGCGATGGCCGGCCGGCCGAAGCTGCGCCGCGAGCGCTACGACCTGGTGACGGTCCACTTCCTCCACGTCCCGCGGGAGGACTTCGACGACGTCTACCGCCGGATCGCGGCAGCGGTGGCGCCGGGCGGCCGACTCCTCGTGGTGGCGCACCACCCGGCCGACGTCGAGTCCGGCGTACGCCCCTCGCACGGACCGGGGCTGCTCTTCCCGCCCGAGCGGGTGCTCCAGGCCGTGCGCGACGTCGCCGCCTGGTCGGTCGAGACCAGCGAGGCCGCGACCCGCGAGCAGGTCATCGACGGCGCACCGGTCACCGTCACCGACACGGTCGTGCGGTTGCTGAGGAATCGGTGA
- a CDS encoding peptide deformylase, whose product MSPADWTEQELGVEGRVLPVLTAPDPVLSRPGEEVDPTDPATVQLAADLVATMRVSPGCVGLAAQQVGVAAQVFCVDVSEHPKARTHHGTFVLCNTEVVQASRNQKAREGCMSVPDFTGDVKRATRLVVRGRLPGTGEEVELETDAFEARALLHEIDHTHGLLFIDRVADAHAIHKRQTYL is encoded by the coding sequence GTGAGTCCCGCCGACTGGACCGAGCAGGAGCTCGGGGTCGAGGGGCGCGTGCTGCCGGTCCTCACCGCACCGGACCCGGTGCTCTCCCGCCCCGGGGAGGAGGTCGACCCGACCGACCCGGCGACGGTGCAGCTCGCGGCGGACCTGGTGGCGACCATGCGCGTGAGCCCCGGCTGCGTCGGGCTCGCCGCCCAGCAGGTGGGCGTGGCCGCGCAGGTCTTCTGCGTCGACGTCTCCGAGCACCCCAAGGCGCGCACGCACCACGGCACGTTCGTGCTGTGCAACACCGAGGTGGTGCAGGCCAGCCGCAACCAGAAGGCACGCGAGGGCTGCATGAGCGTCCCCGACTTCACCGGGGACGTGAAGCGGGCGACGCGGCTCGTCGTCCGTGGCCGGCTCCCCGGCACGGGGGAGGAGGTCGAGCTGGAGACCGACGCGTTCGAGGCGCGTGCGCTGCTCCACGAGATCGACCACACCCACGGCCTGCTCTTCATCGACCGGGTGGCCGACGCCCACGCGATCCACAAGCGGCAGACTTACCTGTAG
- a CDS encoding glycine cleavage system protein R, whose amino-acid sequence MSDLHAVTVLGHDRPGIIAETTAGLARLGLNVEDSTMTLLRGHFAMMLLCRGEVGGDAIESELASLAADGDLDVAVRSVTDRPDPYAAGSSWVLTVHGGDRPGIVSAVVAEVASAGGNITDLTTRLSGDLYLLLAELDLPAGADSDAVAEAITRAGGEVGVTATLRPAEADEL is encoded by the coding sequence GTGAGCGACCTGCATGCCGTCACCGTCCTGGGTCACGACCGACCGGGCATCATCGCCGAGACCACTGCGGGGCTCGCCCGACTGGGGCTCAATGTCGAGGACTCGACGATGACGCTGCTCCGCGGGCACTTCGCGATGATGCTGCTGTGCCGGGGCGAGGTGGGTGGTGACGCGATCGAGTCCGAGCTCGCGTCGCTGGCCGCCGACGGTGACCTCGACGTCGCCGTGCGGTCCGTGACCGACCGTCCCGACCCGTATGCGGCCGGGTCGTCGTGGGTGCTCACCGTCCACGGTGGCGACCGACCCGGGATCGTGTCCGCCGTCGTGGCGGAGGTGGCGAGCGCCGGGGGGAACATCACCGACCTGACCACGCGGCTCTCCGGTGACCTGTACCTGCTGCTCGCCGAGCTCGACCTGCCCGCGGGCGCGGACTCCGACGCCGTCGCGGAGGCCATCACGCGGGCCGGGGGCGAGGTCGGCGTCACGGCCACGCTGCGGCCCGCCGAGGCCGACGAGCTGTGA